From a region of the Mucilaginibacter auburnensis genome:
- the proS gene encoding proline--tRNA ligase: protein MSKGVISKDEDYSQWYNDLVIKADMAEYSPVRGCMIIKPYGYSIWEKMQGVLDKMFKDTGHSNAYFPLLIPKSFFSKEASHVDGFAKECAVVTHYRLKNDGEGNIIVDEEAKLEEELIIRPTSETIIWNTYKGWIQSYRDLPILVNQWANVMRWEMRTRLFLRTSEFLWQEGHTAHATSEEAIAETEQMLNVYADFVENWLALPVVKGRKTANERFAGALDTYCIEALMQDGKALQAGTSHFLGQNFAKAFDVKFTTRDNKQDYVWATSWGVSTRLIGALIMAHSDDAGLVLPPKLAPIQVVVVPIYKHDEELVNITNYVNALNTELKAKGISVKFDNRDTHRPGAKFAEYELKGVPLRVAIGSRDMQNGTVELARRDTKTKETVNQDGLANKIEALLEEIQNNIYQKAANFRVENTTEVNDYEEFKRLLDEKPGFLSAHWDGTSETEQRIKDETKATIRCIPLDNKQEEGKCILTGKPSTQRVLFARAY from the coding sequence ATGAGCAAAGGTGTTATAAGTAAAGATGAAGATTACTCGCAATGGTATAACGACCTGGTAATTAAGGCCGATATGGCCGAATACTCACCTGTTAGAGGGTGTATGATCATTAAGCCTTATGGTTACTCTATATGGGAGAAGATGCAGGGTGTGCTTGATAAAATGTTTAAAGACACCGGCCACAGCAATGCTTATTTTCCTTTACTTATCCCAAAATCTTTTTTTTCAAAGGAAGCCAGTCACGTTGATGGCTTTGCTAAAGAGTGCGCCGTGGTTACTCACTATCGCCTAAAAAATGATGGCGAGGGTAATATTATTGTTGACGAAGAAGCCAAGCTGGAAGAGGAACTGATCATTCGTCCAACTTCAGAAACCATTATCTGGAATACGTATAAGGGTTGGATACAATCCTACCGCGACCTGCCCATATTGGTTAACCAATGGGCTAATGTAATGCGGTGGGAAATGCGTACACGTTTATTTTTGCGTACAAGCGAGTTTTTATGGCAGGAAGGTCATACCGCTCATGCAACATCCGAAGAAGCCATTGCTGAAACAGAACAAATGCTGAACGTTTATGCAGATTTTGTTGAGAACTGGTTGGCGCTGCCTGTAGTTAAAGGACGTAAAACTGCTAACGAACGCTTTGCAGGTGCGTTAGATACCTATTGTATTGAAGCTTTAATGCAGGATGGGAAAGCATTACAAGCCGGAACCTCCCACTTTTTAGGGCAAAATTTCGCAAAAGCTTTTGATGTAAAATTTACTACCAGAGATAATAAACAGGATTACGTTTGGGCAACCTCATGGGGAGTGTCAACGCGTTTGATAGGTGCCTTAATAATGGCGCATTCTGACGATGCTGGTTTGGTATTGCCACCAAAACTGGCGCCAATACAAGTTGTGGTTGTGCCTATTTACAAGCATGATGAAGAATTGGTAAACATAACCAACTATGTTAATGCATTAAACACCGAATTAAAAGCAAAAGGTATATCAGTTAAATTTGATAACCGCGATACACACCGCCCGGGTGCTAAGTTTGCCGAGTATGAGTTAAAAGGCGTTCCGTTGCGTGTTGCAATTGGTAGTCGTGATATGCAGAATGGTACCGTCGAGTTGGCTCGAAGAGACACTAAAACAAAAGAGACTGTAAATCAGGACGGTTTGGCTAATAAAATTGAAGCGTTGCTTGAAGAGATACAGAATAACATTTACCAAAAAGCCGCTAACTTCAGAGTTGAAAATACTACCGAAGTTAACGACTATGAAGAGTTTAAACGTTTGTTAGATGAGAAACCAGGTTTCCTATCTGCCCATTGGGATGGCACATCTGAAACCGAACAACGCATAAAAGACGAAACCAAGGCTACTATACGCTGTATACCTTTAGATAATAAACAGGAAGAAGGTAAGTGTATTTTGACAGGGAAACCGTCAACTCAAAGAGTATTGTTTGCAAGGGCTTATTAA
- a CDS encoding cystathionine gamma-synthase produces MKFATKAIHAGQEPDPTTGAVMTPIYQTSTYWQQSPGDHKGYEYSRGTNPTRKALENCMAALENAKYGLAFSSGMGATDAVMKLLQPGDEVITGDDLYGGSYRIFTKIFANYGIKFHFLDLSNPEIIREYSNDKTKLIWIETPTNPTMQIVDIKAITKIGKEKGLLTVVDNTFASPYLQNPIDLGADIVMHSVTKYIGGHSDVVMGALMMNDEELYKRLFFIYNACGATPGPMDSFLVLRGIKTLHLRMKAHCDNGRKIAEYLKTHLRIDKIYWPGFTDHPNHEVAKKQMRDFGGMISFTLKGADLKETFKVASSFKVFSLAESLGGVESLINHPVTMTHASIPKEAREKVGVVDNLLRLSVGVEDVDDLLEDLKHALSIDK; encoded by the coding sequence ATGAAATTCGCTACAAAAGCTATACACGCAGGGCAGGAGCCCGATCCGACTACCGGCGCGGTAATGACGCCGATATATCAAACATCAACTTACTGGCAACAATCGCCGGGAGACCATAAAGGCTACGAGTATTCGCGTGGAACCAATCCCACACGTAAGGCTTTAGAAAATTGTATGGCCGCGTTGGAGAATGCAAAATACGGACTTGCGTTTTCGAGCGGAATGGGTGCTACCGATGCTGTGATGAAGTTGCTTCAACCCGGTGATGAAGTAATAACCGGAGATGACCTTTATGGTGGTTCTTATCGCATCTTCACCAAAATATTTGCTAACTACGGTATTAAGTTTCATTTTTTGGATCTGTCAAATCCGGAAATAATAAGGGAATACTCAAACGACAAAACCAAACTGATCTGGATTGAAACGCCTACTAATCCTACTATGCAGATAGTGGATATTAAGGCCATTACCAAGATAGGAAAAGAAAAAGGGTTGCTAACTGTGGTTGATAACACGTTTGCTTCGCCATACCTTCAAAATCCTATTGACTTGGGTGCTGATATTGTAATGCACTCTGTAACCAAATATATAGGTGGTCACAGCGATGTAGTGATGGGTGCGTTGATGATGAACGATGAGGAGTTATACAAGCGTTTGTTCTTTATATATAACGCTTGTGGGGCCACTCCCGGACCGATGGATAGCTTTTTGGTACTTCGCGGTATAAAAACGCTTCATTTACGTATGAAAGCGCATTGTGACAACGGAAGAAAGATTGCTGAATACCTTAAAACACATCTACGCATTGATAAAATTTATTGGCCTGGTTTTACAGACCATCCCAATCACGAGGTTGCTAAAAAACAGATGCGCGATTTTGGTGGCATGATATCCTTTACTTTAAAAGGTGCAGACCTGAAGGAAACTTTTAAGGTGGCATCATCTTTTAAAGTGTTTTCTTTAGCTGAGTCCTTAGGCGGCGTGGAGTCACTAATTAACCACCCTGTTACCATGACACACGCTTCTATACCAAAGGAAGCCCGTGAAAAAGTGGGGGTGGTAGACAACTTGCTCCGGCTAAGTGTTGGAGTAGAGGATGTTGACGATCTGTTGGAAGATTTGAAGCATGCGCTAAGCATTGATAAATAA
- a CDS encoding TIGR02757 family protein, translating to MPNSSELSKATQIKEFLDAKVEQYNRPDFIKNDPISIPHLFSKKQDIEIMGFWAATLAWGQRVTIINKCKELIALMDGAPYDFIINHEEPDLARLLKFKHRTFNDIDTLYFISFFTHHYSNHESLEDAFIPPDGNYSPFRGLGGFRSYFFSLDDSPHRTKKHVSSPSQKSTCKRLNMFLRWMVRKDNNGVDFGIWHRIKPADLIMPCDLHVDRVARKLNLISRKQTDWQTAVELTERLKDFDPKDPVKYDFALFGLGIEERWGLEGILPKI from the coding sequence ATGCCTAATAGTTCTGAATTAAGTAAAGCGACGCAGATTAAGGAATTTCTCGATGCCAAAGTTGAGCAATACAACCGTCCTGATTTCATAAAGAACGACCCCATCTCTATCCCACATCTATTTAGCAAGAAACAAGATATTGAGATAATGGGTTTTTGGGCTGCTACACTGGCCTGGGGCCAACGTGTTACCATCATCAATAAATGTAAAGAGTTGATTGCCCTGATGGACGGAGCTCCATATGATTTTATTATTAATCATGAGGAGCCCGATCTGGCCAGGTTGCTGAAATTTAAGCACCGTACTTTCAATGATATTGACACGCTTTACTTCATTTCTTTTTTCACGCATCATTATTCAAATCACGAATCGTTAGAGGATGCATTCATTCCTCCGGACGGCAATTACTCCCCCTTTAGGGGGCTGGGGGGCTTTCGCTCTTACTTTTTCTCTCTGGATGATTCCCCTCACCGCACTAAAAAGCATGTGTCGTCTCCTTCGCAAAAATCAACCTGTAAGCGTCTCAATATGTTTTTACGCTGGATGGTACGAAAAGACAACAATGGTGTTGATTTTGGCATCTGGCACCGCATAAAGCCCGCCGACCTTATTATGCCTTGCGATCTGCATGTTGACCGTGTAGCGCGTAAGCTAAACCTCATTAGCCGTAAACAAACCGACTGGCAGACAGCAGTTGAATTAACAGAACGCCTTAAAGATTTTGACCCTAAAGACCCTGTTAAGTACGATTTCGCTTTGTTTGGATTAGGCATTGAGGAGCGCTGGGGATTGGAAGGTATTTTGCCTAAAATTTAA
- a CDS encoding NAD(P)/FAD-dependent oxidoreductase, which translates to METNFDVIIIGGSYAGLSAGMALGRSLRSVLIIDDGKPCNKQTPHSHNLITHDGETPAAIALKARQQVAAYNTVQFKQGLATSAKKHDGCFIVTTDDGKSFSAGKLLFATGVKDILPDIPGFSDCWGITVLHCPYCHGYEFKNVSTGIFGNGDEVFEYAKLISNWTKELTIFTNGPAELSNDQSDMLKRNQITVNELPVKQLIHNNGVLKKITFTNGLEQEVKAIYHRPVLKQHCNLPEELGCELNEHGFIQVDNMQQTTVQGVFAAGDNTTMFRSLAVAIADGSKAGAVINKLLVEERFKF; encoded by the coding sequence ATGGAAACCAATTTTGATGTTATAATTATTGGCGGCAGTTACGCCGGATTATCGGCAGGTATGGCGCTTGGAAGGTCACTACGGAGCGTGCTTATTATTGACGATGGGAAGCCCTGTAACAAGCAAACCCCACATTCGCATAATTTGATTACTCACGATGGGGAAACACCTGCAGCCATCGCATTAAAAGCCAGGCAACAGGTAGCTGCTTACAATACGGTACAATTTAAACAAGGCCTTGCTACCAGCGCAAAAAAGCATGATGGATGCTTTATAGTCACTACTGATGACGGGAAAAGCTTTAGCGCGGGAAAATTACTTTTTGCTACCGGCGTTAAAGATATTTTGCCCGACATACCTGGTTTTTCTGACTGCTGGGGTATTACTGTACTGCATTGCCCCTACTGCCATGGCTACGAGTTCAAGAACGTATCTACCGGAATTTTCGGAAATGGTGATGAAGTTTTTGAGTATGCTAAGCTGATAAGTAACTGGACTAAAGAGCTCACCATTTTTACGAATGGCCCCGCTGAATTAAGCAACGATCAATCAGACATGCTAAAACGCAACCAGATCACTGTAAACGAATTACCCGTAAAGCAATTAATACACAATAATGGCGTATTGAAAAAAATTACATTCACCAACGGTTTGGAACAGGAAGTTAAAGCAATTTATCACCGACCGGTTTTAAAGCAGCATTGCAACCTGCCCGAAGAATTAGGATGTGAGTTGAACGAACATGGTTTTATACAGGTTGATAATATGCAGCAAACCACAGTACAAGGTGTGTTTGCGGCAGGCGATAATACTACTATGTTCCGCTCTTTAGCCGTGGCTATTGCTGATGGCAGCAAGGCTGGCGCAGTTATAAATAAACTTTTAGTAGAAGAGCGATTTAAATTTTAG
- a CDS encoding DUF5655 domain-containing protein: MLSPIDNDVSKFLTGKSTHTLMLFEQLIKNFEEIGEIRLEATKTMIGISNSHKRIAWITQLGKNFIHVVFPLREPHYDNFCFQKVAQVPGTNQFNHHLRVLQPEDINEEVLSFMKLAYQL, from the coding sequence ATGCTTTCACCTATTGACAATGATGTTTCAAAATTTCTTACAGGAAAATCAACGCACACCCTTATGCTTTTTGAGCAGTTAATAAAAAACTTTGAAGAGATAGGAGAGATCAGGCTGGAAGCTACCAAAACTATGATAGGCATATCTAACTCGCATAAACGTATTGCATGGATTACACAATTGGGCAAAAATTTTATTCACGTGGTTTTTCCGCTGCGCGAACCGCATTATGATAACTTCTGTTTTCAGAAAGTTGCTCAAGTGCCGGGCACCAACCAGTTTAATCATCATTTGAGAGTACTCCAACCTGAAGACATTAATGAAGAAGTATTAAGCTTTATGAAATTAGCGTATCAGCTTTAA
- a CDS encoding acyltransferase, translating to MSLKEKITANPRVKSFVHWMLIAPGEARPRLWVKWFVNPFIHHKGKGAKVRRRTRMDVLPFNNFSLGNNSTIEDFSTINNGVGDVSIGNGSLIGMGNVIIGPVNIGNNVIFAQNIVASGLNHEYRDVNVPIKDQKTVTATITVEDDCWIAANAVLTAGVTIGKHSVVAGGAVVTKSIPPYSVAAGNPAKVIKRYDETAGDWVSVKN from the coding sequence ATGTCGCTTAAAGAGAAAATAACCGCTAATCCACGTGTCAAAAGTTTTGTTCATTGGATGCTTATAGCGCCTGGCGAGGCCCGGCCGCGGCTTTGGGTGAAATGGTTTGTTAATCCATTTATTCATCACAAAGGTAAAGGTGCTAAAGTGCGCAGGCGTACGCGTATGGATGTTTTGCCTTTTAATAATTTTAGTTTAGGCAACAACTCAACCATCGAAGATTTTTCTACCATTAACAACGGCGTTGGCGATGTATCTATAGGTAATGGCAGCCTCATTGGCATGGGTAATGTTATTATTGGTCCGGTTAACATAGGCAACAATGTAATTTTTGCCCAAAATATAGTAGCCAGCGGGCTGAATCACGAATACCGCGATGTTAACGTACCAATAAAAGATCAAAAAACGGTTACCGCTACTATTACTGTTGAAGATGATTGCTGGATAGCAGCCAACGCTGTATTAACGGCAGGTGTAACCATTGGTAAACATAGTGTGGTTGCAGGCGGAGCGGTTGTAACCAAAAGCATTCCTCCCTATTCGGTAGCAGCAGGTAATCCTGCAAAGGTTATTAAACGCTATGATGAAACCGCGGGAGATTGGGTGTCTGTTAAAAATTAA
- a CDS encoding glycosyltransferase family 2 protein, protein MIALFWISLFIIFYAFIGYGILLYFIIKVKRAVKGKPVLPTANNLPTCTLIVAAYNEERFIEEKIKNSLELNYPQGLLKLIFITDGSSDGTADIVAKYPQIIHMHSPERKGKMAAVHRAIDTVDTAVMVFTDANTFLNADAIVNICRHYSDPKVGAVAGEKRVLITEASDATAGEGFYWKYESKLKVWDSELYSVVGAAGELFSVRTDLYEHVPATSIIDDFMISMLIARKGYRIIYEPDAYAMETASEDVKEELKRKVRIAAGGLQSIIWLKSLLLPFKTPTLSFQYISHRVLRWTVVPFLMILLLVLNIILVHNDEGAIYQLFLAGQVMFYGMSIFGWMLEAKQIKVKIFFIPYYFCMMNYAVIRGIFRYLSGNQSAVWDKAKRK, encoded by the coding sequence ATGATCGCTTTATTCTGGATTAGTTTATTTATTATTTTTTATGCTTTTATTGGCTACGGCATATTGCTGTATTTTATAATTAAAGTAAAGCGCGCTGTAAAGGGTAAACCCGTTTTACCAACAGCAAATAACCTGCCCACCTGTACATTAATTGTTGCGGCCTACAATGAGGAGCGCTTTATTGAAGAAAAGATAAAAAACAGCCTCGAGCTAAATTACCCCCAGGGTTTGCTCAAACTGATTTTTATAACCGATGGTTCCAGTGATGGCACAGCCGATATTGTTGCTAAATATCCGCAGATCATTCACATGCACTCGCCAGAGCGTAAAGGTAAAATGGCGGCAGTACACCGCGCTATTGACACCGTTGATACAGCTGTGATGGTGTTTACCGACGCCAATACTTTTTTGAATGCAGATGCCATCGTTAATATTTGCCGCCATTATTCAGACCCTAAAGTTGGTGCTGTGGCCGGCGAAAAACGTGTACTGATCACAGAAGCATCCGATGCCACCGCCGGTGAAGGCTTCTACTGGAAATATGAGTCGAAACTGAAGGTTTGGGACTCTGAATTATATTCAGTTGTTGGAGCTGCCGGTGAATTATTCAGCGTGCGCACCGACCTTTACGAGCACGTACCTGCAACTTCTATTATTGATGATTTTATGATCTCCATGCTGATAGCCAGGAAAGGCTATCGCATAATATACGAGCCAGATGCTTATGCTATGGAAACAGCATCAGAAGATGTAAAGGAAGAATTAAAACGCAAGGTGCGTATTGCCGCGGGAGGGTTACAATCAATTATTTGGTTAAAGAGTTTGTTACTTCCTTTTAAAACGCCAACTCTATCATTTCAATATATCAGTCACCGGGTTTTGCGGTGGACTGTTGTGCCTTTTTTAATGATACTATTGTTAGTGCTGAACATTATTTTGGTACACAACGATGAAGGCGCTATTTACCAACTGTTTTTAGCCGGTCAAGTTATGTTTTATGGTATGTCAATTTTTGGCTGGATGCTTGAGGCTAAGCAAATAAAGGTAAAAATATTTTTTATCCCCTATTATTTCTGCATGATGAATTACGCTGTTATAAGGGGAATCTTTCGCTATCTTTCTGGCAATCAAAGCGCCGTTTGGGATAAGGCAAAACGTAAATAA
- a CDS encoding glycosyltransferase family 2 protein, translating into MNLVSIITVNFNQSYVTEQLLSSISSTNTYPAIEIIVVDNGSTVNSVPAWTNKYPDITFIRSDKNLGFAGGNNIGIAAAKGDYYFLVNNDTEFTPGLVETLVKTLEANSRVGMVSPKIRYFDQPDMLQYMGFTDMNYYTSRNSSIGQFEIDKGQHDHLTGRTGYAHGAAMMVKKECVDRAGLMAENFFLYYEELDWCDRIKRAGYEIWLQTAALIYHKESVSVGRVSVLKEYFMNRNRILFIRRNAPFLARLFFYVYFMVFVVPRNVLKYIKIGHKDFIGWLFKAIWWNVTQGKDSKKLGYPIAI; encoded by the coding sequence ATGAATTTAGTTTCCATCATTACGGTAAATTTCAATCAAAGTTACGTTACTGAACAATTGTTAAGTTCTATAAGTTCAACAAACACCTACCCTGCTATAGAAATTATTGTGGTTGATAACGGAAGCACCGTAAATAGCGTGCCTGCGTGGACAAACAAATACCCTGATATTACCTTTATCCGTTCTGATAAAAACCTGGGTTTTGCCGGCGGCAATAATATAGGCATAGCTGCAGCTAAAGGAGATTATTATTTCCTGGTAAATAATGATACTGAATTTACGCCAGGCCTTGTTGAAACATTGGTTAAAACCCTGGAAGCAAATAGCCGCGTAGGAATGGTATCACCTAAAATACGCTATTTTGACCAGCCCGACATGCTGCAGTATATGGGTTTTACCGATATGAATTATTATACTTCCCGTAACAGCAGCATTGGCCAGTTTGAAATTGACAAAGGTCAGCACGACCATCTAACAGGACGTACCGGCTACGCACACGGCGCAGCAATGATGGTAAAAAAGGAGTGTGTTGATAGAGCCGGACTAATGGCCGAAAACTTCTTTTTGTATTACGAGGAACTGGATTGGTGCGACCGGATAAAACGCGCAGGCTATGAAATATGGCTGCAAACCGCAGCGCTTATTTATCATAAAGAGTCGGTTTCTGTAGGAAGGGTAAGTGTATTGAAAGAATATTTTATGAACAGGAATCGAATTTTGTTCATTCGCAGGAATGCGCCATTTTTGGCACGTTTGTTCTTCTATGTTTATTTCATGGTATTTGTTGTGCCGCGCAATGTGTTAAAATACATCAAAATTGGTCACAAAGATTTTATCGGCTGGTTATTTAAAGCCATTTGGTGGAACGTTACGCAAGGGAAGGACAGTAAAAAATTAGGTTACCCTATTGCTATATGA